In Stenotrophomonas sp. ESTM1D_MKCIP4_1, a single genomic region encodes these proteins:
- a CDS encoding efflux RND transporter periplasmic adaptor subunit, with the protein MPVFDRRRPFHLPWQLLPASALAVALAACSPAQAPQQHTAEVVTTPVATQSLAVEQSLAGRTVAAMVSDVRPQVGGIIRSRAFTEGTQVEAGQLLYQIDPRTYQAAYDSAKGTLAQAEAAVLSSRPKAERYRNLVDADAVSRQDADDAQATLRANEAAVEAARAALQTAKINLDYTRVTAPISGRIGTSTYTPGALVSAGQDTALATIQQLDPIHVDVSQTSAQLLALRKQLDSGALQAVDGKAQVRIVLEDGSTYAHTGSLEVVGTAVDTGTGNVTLRATVPNPEGLLLPGTYVRAVLPMAVDPNAILVPQTAVTRNTKGEAQVKLVGTDGKVVERVIQTSAARGDQWVVSSGLKAGEQLITEGGSKVGAGQAVKVAVAAPAAAGTASTAAAKD; encoded by the coding sequence ATGCCTGTGTTCGATCGCCGTCGTCCGTTCCACCTGCCCTGGCAGCTGCTGCCGGCCTCTGCGCTGGCCGTGGCGCTGGCAGCCTGCTCACCCGCACAGGCACCGCAGCAGCACACCGCTGAAGTGGTCACCACGCCCGTGGCCACCCAGTCGCTGGCAGTGGAACAGTCACTGGCCGGGCGCACCGTGGCAGCGATGGTGTCCGATGTCCGCCCGCAGGTGGGCGGCATCATCCGCTCGCGGGCGTTTACCGAGGGCACGCAGGTCGAGGCCGGGCAGCTGCTGTACCAGATCGATCCGCGCACCTACCAGGCCGCCTATGACAGCGCCAAGGGCACGCTGGCGCAGGCCGAAGCGGCCGTTCTGTCTTCGCGGCCCAAGGCCGAGCGCTACCGCAACCTGGTCGATGCCGATGCCGTGAGCCGGCAGGATGCCGACGATGCGCAGGCCACGCTGCGCGCCAACGAGGCCGCCGTGGAGGCCGCACGTGCTGCGCTGCAGACCGCGAAGATCAATCTGGACTACACCCGGGTCACCGCACCGATCTCCGGCCGCATCGGCACCTCCACCTACACGCCGGGCGCGCTGGTCAGCGCCGGCCAGGACACCGCGCTGGCAACCATCCAGCAGCTGGACCCGATCCACGTGGATGTCAGCCAGACCAGCGCGCAGCTGCTGGCCCTGCGCAAGCAGCTGGACAGCGGCGCGCTGCAGGCGGTGGATGGCAAGGCGCAGGTGCGCATCGTGCTGGAGGACGGCAGCACCTATGCCCACACCGGCAGCCTGGAGGTGGTCGGCACCGCCGTTGATACCGGCACCGGCAACGTCACCCTGCGCGCCACCGTGCCCAACCCGGAAGGCCTGCTGCTGCCGGGCACCTATGTGCGCGCCGTGCTGCCGATGGCGGTGGACCCCAACGCGATCCTGGTGCCGCAGACCGCAGTGACCCGCAACACCAAGGGCGAGGCGCAGGTGAAGCTGGTCGGCACCGACGGCAAGGTGGTCGAGCGGGTGATCCAGACCAGCGCCGCGCGCGGCGATCAATGGGTGGTCAGCAGCGGCCTGAAGGCCGGCGAGCAGCTGATCACCGAAGGCGGCAGCAAAGTCGGTGCAGGCCAGGCGGTGAAGGTGGCAGTCGCTGCACCAGCCGCCGCGGGCACCGCCAGCACCGCTGCGGCGAAGGACTGA
- the baeS gene encoding sensor histidine kinase efflux regulator BaeS, with protein sequence MKLGTPAKLFLLVLTACAVVLAVNGVVGRYLFERGFLGYLNEQGESRMREVLPQVESAYDREGSWEFVRGHNEVWFELMRPTWVPVAGNLRAPPVSDQTGAVPRFALLDLQGQFLAGNPQATLDAIKLPVARRDGGQVAWLVMIPFEKAIAAGDVRFSREQSRGRWVNGITSVLIAALLAWLLSRALLRQVGGLTGAIHRLAAGDFSARAARTGNDELGRLGQDINRLADTLEDTERNRRSYMADISHELRTPLTVMRAQLEAIQDGIRPMTPETLATLQRQVQQLGKLIDDLHDLALTQAGALAYRSTPLDLDAVLQLAVDSMRVRLADAGLQLRAMPAAQPCPVNGDERRLQQLFANLLENSLRYTDAGGQVVVAVQREGDTVRAIIEDSAPGVDEDKRGRLFERFYRAEESRNRASGGSGLGLAICRNIAQAHGGTLHAEASALGGLRVVLTLPVRA encoded by the coding sequence ATGAAACTGGGTACGCCCGCCAAACTGTTCCTGCTCGTGCTGACCGCGTGCGCCGTGGTGCTGGCGGTGAACGGCGTCGTCGGTCGCTACCTGTTCGAGCGCGGGTTCCTGGGGTACCTGAACGAGCAGGGCGAATCGCGCATGCGCGAGGTGCTGCCGCAGGTGGAATCCGCCTACGACCGCGAAGGCAGCTGGGAATTCGTGCGCGGCCACAACGAGGTGTGGTTCGAGCTGATGCGGCCCACGTGGGTGCCGGTTGCGGGCAACCTGCGGGCGCCGCCGGTATCGGACCAGACCGGCGCGGTGCCGCGCTTTGCCCTGCTGGATCTGCAGGGGCAGTTCCTGGCCGGTAACCCGCAGGCCACGCTGGACGCCATCAAGCTGCCCGTTGCCCGACGCGACGGAGGGCAGGTGGCCTGGCTGGTGATGATCCCCTTCGAGAAGGCCATCGCTGCGGGCGACGTGCGCTTTTCCCGTGAGCAGTCGCGCGGGCGCTGGGTGAACGGCATTACCTCGGTGTTGATTGCCGCACTGCTGGCGTGGCTGCTGTCACGCGCGCTGCTGCGCCAGGTGGGCGGACTTACCGGTGCCATCCACCGCCTGGCTGCCGGTGATTTCAGTGCGCGTGCCGCACGCACCGGCAACGATGAACTGGGCCGGCTGGGGCAGGACATCAACCGCCTGGCCGACACGCTGGAAGACACCGAACGCAACCGGCGCAGTTACATGGCCGATATTTCGCACGAACTGCGCACGCCGCTGACCGTGATGCGTGCCCAGCTGGAAGCCATCCAGGATGGCATCCGGCCGATGACCCCGGAAACGCTGGCCACGCTGCAACGGCAGGTGCAGCAGCTGGGCAAGCTGATTGACGACCTGCACGATCTGGCGCTGACACAGGCCGGTGCGCTGGCGTACCGCTCCACGCCGCTGGACCTTGATGCGGTGCTGCAGCTTGCCGTGGACAGCATGCGTGTCCGCCTGGCCGATGCCGGCCTGCAACTGCGGGCGATGCCGGCGGCGCAGCCGTGCCCGGTGAACGGTGACGAGCGCCGCCTGCAGCAGCTGTTCGCCAACCTGCTGGAAAACAGCTTGCGCTACACCGACGCGGGCGGGCAGGTGGTGGTGGCCGTGCAGCGCGAGGGGGATACGGTGCGCGCCATCATTGAAGACAGTGCACCGGGCGTGGACGAGGACAAGCGCGGGCGCCTGTTTGAACGCTTCTACCGTGCCGAGGAATCGCGCAACCGCGCCAGCGGCGGCAGCGGCCTGGGCCTGGCGATCTGCCGCAACATTGCCCAGGCCCATGGTGGCACGCTGCATGCCGAAGCCTCTGCGCTGGGCGGCCTGCGCGTGGTGCTGACCCTGCCGGTGCGCGCATGA
- a CDS encoding response regulator → MSTGVGNGQCILVVEDEPELARLVQDYLHASGYRSEWVADGANVMAAYARVQPALVLLDLMLPNRDGIALCRDLRAVGEVPVIMVTARVEEVDRLLGLEVGADDYICKPFSPREMVARVGAVLRRAGTRGAVAAGPAPGLQLDEPGGRASLHGQWLDLTPVEFRLLRTLTASPGRIWSRDQLMDHLYSDHRVVADRTVDSHVRNLRRKLMEGGGSDWIKSIYSVGFRWDV, encoded by the coding sequence ATGAGTACCGGAGTGGGCAATGGCCAATGCATCCTGGTGGTGGAGGATGAGCCGGAACTGGCGCGCCTGGTGCAGGACTACCTGCATGCCAGCGGTTACCGCAGCGAATGGGTTGCCGATGGCGCCAACGTGATGGCCGCCTACGCGCGCGTACAGCCGGCGCTGGTGCTGCTGGATCTGATGCTGCCCAATCGTGATGGCATCGCCCTGTGCAGGGATCTGCGTGCGGTGGGCGAGGTGCCGGTCATCATGGTCACTGCGCGGGTGGAAGAGGTAGACCGCCTGCTGGGCCTGGAGGTGGGCGCCGATGATTACATCTGCAAGCCGTTCAGCCCGCGCGAGATGGTGGCGCGGGTCGGTGCCGTGCTGCGTCGTGCCGGTACGCGAGGTGCCGTGGCCGCCGGGCCGGCGCCCGGGCTGCAGCTGGACGAGCCCGGTGGCCGCGCGTCGCTGCATGGCCAGTGGCTGGACCTGACGCCCGTGGAGTTCCGCCTGCTGCGGACGCTGACGGCATCGCCGGGCCGCATCTGGTCGCGTGACCAGTTGATGGACCATCTGTATTCCGACCATCGCGTGGTGGCTGACCGCACCGTGGACAGCCATGTGAGGAATCTGCGGCGCAAGCTGATGGAGGGTGGCGGCAGTGACTGGATCAAGTCCATCTACAGCGTGGGCTTCCGCTGGGATGTGTAG
- a CDS encoding barstar family protein translates to MSLHLQIEGHAITGIDSLYAEINRVFMAGEDWQLGPSLDALDDLLYGGYGALAGHTTATVVWRDMDHSRTALGVDATRAWLQAKLQQPGTFNTDAIGQQLEALQRGEGQTYFEIVMEVFAGHPNITLRPEQADAERAGKR, encoded by the coding sequence ATGAGCCTGCATCTCCAGATCGAAGGACACGCCATCACCGGCATCGACAGCCTGTATGCCGAGATCAACCGTGTATTCATGGCTGGCGAAGACTGGCAGCTCGGGCCAAGCCTGGATGCGCTGGACGACCTGCTGTACGGCGGCTACGGCGCGCTGGCCGGGCACACCACCGCCACCGTGGTCTGGCGCGATATGGACCACAGCCGCACGGCGCTGGGCGTGGACGCCACCCGCGCGTGGCTGCAGGCAAAGCTGCAGCAGCCCGGCACATTCAACACCGATGCGATCGGTCAGCAGCTTGAGGCACTGCAGCGAGGCGAAGGCCAGACCTACTTCGAGATCGTGATGGAAGTTTTCGCCGGCCACCCGAACATCACGCTGCGGCCGGAACAAGCGGATGCAGAGAGAGCTGGCAAAAGGTAG
- a CDS encoding glycine zipper 2TM domain-containing protein, producing MNTSLRVLLLGSLLAASSVAGAQSYGPRDEGRKFNDGSRVVCKNVEVQRNSRDPNRIAGTATGAVVGGLLGNQVGGGNGKKIATVAGAVAGGAAGRQIQGNHQSKTGDRVVERRCERVYR from the coding sequence ATGAATACTTCCCTTCGCGTACTGCTGCTGGGCAGCCTGTTGGCGGCTTCGTCGGTGGCGGGCGCACAGAGTTATGGCCCGCGCGATGAAGGCCGCAAGTTCAACGATGGCAGCCGCGTGGTCTGCAAGAACGTGGAAGTGCAGCGCAACTCGCGTGACCCGAACCGCATTGCCGGTACGGCAACCGGTGCGGTGGTAGGTGGCCTGCTGGGCAACCAGGTAGGCGGCGGCAACGGCAAGAAGATTGCCACCGTGGCCGGTGCCGTAGCCGGTGGCGCGGCGGGCCGCCAGATCCAGGGCAACCACCAGAGCAAGACCGGTGACCGCGTGGTCGAGCGCCGCTGCGAGCGCGTCTACCGCTAG
- a CDS encoding ABC transporter permease: MSAVWASLRQTLLAVLLDRYAIVVMVGAVILYSFFYPAAYRHQVAGNLPVLVVDEDHSATSRELLRTLDALRVAHVVGQPTDIDSARRQLEAGQAEGIVLIPAHLERDILRGHPAKLVLLGNGAYLGRASWVLGSVADALGALARSAAVTQAAFMGVPQAPPVTLVQRPLYNTQEGYGSAIVPGVAELIVHQTLLMGIGVLLGGRRLLLGRRLRFDLPTLLGMALGFGLIGLFGLFYYAGFTAWVQDYPRGGNPLGQLFGGALFIAATVAFGLFVGSFFRTRERAFQYIIATSIPLFFLANLSWPSMMTPQPLVWLSQLLPTTSGINVMVRLTQMDARLADVSHELVTLGVLLVLYGTLAVWRLHGSPVRDRARTRMG, from the coding sequence ATGAGCGCGGTCTGGGCCAGCCTGCGGCAGACGCTGCTGGCGGTACTGCTGGACCGCTACGCCATCGTGGTGATGGTGGGCGCGGTCATCCTGTACTCGTTCTTCTACCCGGCTGCCTATCGGCACCAGGTGGCAGGTAACCTGCCGGTGCTGGTGGTGGACGAAGACCACAGTGCCACCAGCCGCGAACTGCTGCGCACGCTCGATGCCCTGCGCGTGGCCCATGTGGTCGGCCAACCCACCGATATCGACAGCGCGCGCCGACAGCTGGAAGCCGGCCAGGCCGAAGGCATCGTGCTGATTCCGGCCCATCTGGAACGCGACATCCTGCGTGGGCATCCGGCAAAGCTCGTGCTGCTCGGCAATGGCGCCTATCTCGGCCGCGCCAGCTGGGTGCTGGGCAGCGTGGCCGATGCACTGGGCGCGCTCGCGCGCTCGGCAGCGGTCACCCAGGCCGCCTTCATGGGCGTGCCACAGGCACCGCCGGTCACCCTGGTGCAGCGCCCGCTGTACAACACCCAGGAAGGCTACGGCAGCGCCATCGTGCCTGGCGTGGCCGAACTGATCGTGCACCAGACCCTGCTGATGGGCATCGGCGTACTGCTCGGCGGGCGCCGCCTGCTGCTGGGGCGGCGGCTGCGTTTCGATCTTCCCACGCTGCTCGGCATGGCCCTGGGCTTCGGCCTCATTGGTCTGTTCGGGCTGTTCTACTACGCCGGGTTCACCGCCTGGGTGCAGGACTATCCGCGCGGCGGCAATCCGCTCGGCCAGCTGTTCGGCGGTGCGCTGTTCATCGCCGCCACCGTAGCGTTCGGCCTGTTCGTCGGCAGCTTCTTCCGCACGCGCGAGCGCGCCTTCCAATACATCATCGCCACGTCCATCCCGCTGTTCTTCCTGGCCAACCTGTCATGGCCTTCGATGATGACGCCGCAGCCGCTGGTCTGGCTGTCGCAGCTGCTGCCCACCACCTCGGGCATCAACGTGATGGTGCGCCTGACCCAGATGGATGCGCGCCTGGCCGACGTCAGCCACGAACTGGTCACTCTCGGCGTGCTGCTGGTGCTCTACGGCACGCTCGCCGTCTGGCGCCTGCACGGCTCCCCGGTCAGGGATCGGGCGCGTACCAGAATGGGATGA
- a CDS encoding ABC transporter permease, giving the protein MAPALTTGNGGFAASWRRELRTLRGNRADLLLVTVLPLLMLVLMAWMLSPSVMRDVPIAVVDLDHSSDSRLLLRMLDASPGVRVASQPVDLDAARAQLRQLEVYAIVLVPRDLTRQALRGQQGTVFAYYNATYMTTGQSAARDIADAVAAWNARLLRERIALQVGPGKLRAAPIAVQSDILYNPARSYELFLLPLIFPAVLSLVLALAVAGSLGREIRDGTLPGWLGHTPWAAMAGKIAPYVLLFSLYGALGVAYLAWLRGDGIAGSVGLLLLAQPLFYLATATYALFFVGVTRDMGTALSAVGLSIGTALAFSSATFPVIDAPLFTRVWHLLLPLSAYIKLQTQQQFVGAPLAVSLWPLGTLLLMIVVAGGLGGWRLLAFARSPQAAQSAAST; this is encoded by the coding sequence ATGGCCCCAGCACTGACCACGGGCAACGGCGGCTTCGCTGCCTCCTGGCGGCGTGAACTGCGCACGCTGCGTGGCAACCGTGCCGATCTGCTGCTGGTCACCGTGCTGCCGCTGCTGATGCTGGTGCTGATGGCCTGGATGTTGAGCCCCTCGGTCATGCGCGATGTGCCCATTGCCGTGGTCGACCTGGACCACAGCAGCGACAGCCGCCTGCTGCTGCGCATGCTCGATGCCAGCCCCGGCGTGCGCGTGGCCAGCCAGCCGGTGGATCTCGACGCCGCCCGCGCGCAGCTGCGGCAGCTGGAGGTGTATGCCATCGTGCTGGTACCGCGCGACCTCACCCGGCAGGCGCTGCGCGGCCAGCAAGGCACGGTGTTCGCCTATTACAACGCCACCTACATGACCACCGGCCAATCCGCCGCGCGCGACATCGCCGATGCGGTGGCCGCCTGGAACGCACGCCTGCTGCGCGAGCGCATCGCGCTGCAGGTCGGCCCCGGCAAACTGCGGGCCGCCCCCATCGCCGTGCAGTCCGACATCCTCTACAACCCCGCGCGCAGCTATGAGCTGTTCCTGCTGCCGCTGATCTTCCCGGCCGTGCTGTCGCTGGTGCTGGCGCTTGCCGTGGCAGGCAGCCTGGGCCGCGAAATCCGCGATGGCACCCTGCCCGGCTGGCTGGGCCATACGCCGTGGGCGGCGATGGCCGGCAAGATCGCGCCCTACGTCCTGCTGTTTTCGCTGTACGGCGCCCTCGGCGTGGCCTACCTGGCCTGGCTGCGCGGCGACGGCATTGCCGGCAGCGTCGGCCTGCTGCTGCTCGCCCAGCCGCTGTTCTACCTGGCCACGGCCACCTATGCGCTGTTCTTCGTCGGCGTCACCCGTGACATGGGCACGGCGCTGTCCGCGGTCGGCCTCAGCATCGGTACCGCGCTGGCCTTTTCCAGCGCCACCTTCCCGGTCATCGATGCACCGTTGTTCACCCGCGTCTGGCATCTGCTGCTGCCGCTCAGCGCGTACATCAAGCTGCAGACCCAGCAGCAGTTCGTCGGCGCGCCGCTGGCGGTGTCACTGTGGCCACTGGGCACGCTGCTGCTGATGATCGTCGTTGCCGGTGGCCTGGGCGGCTGGCGCCTGCTCGCCTTCGCCCGCAGCCCACAGGCAGCACAGTCGGCGGCCAGCACATGA